The DNA sequence CCCGGGGAAGCGGCGCGGAGCAATGGTATCGCGCGACCGTGACCTTCGTCTGGAAGAAATGAGCCTCTCCGACCAGGAGCTCGAACGCTATGCGCGCCATATCGTGCTCAAGGAGATCGGCGGCGCGGGGCAGATGCGGCTCAAGGCCGCGCGGGTGCTTATCATCGGTGCCGGCGGGATCGGATCGCCGGCGATCCAGTATCTGGCGGCCGCCGGGGTGGGCGCGATCTGGATCATTGATGAGGACCGCGTCGATCTGTCGAACCTCCAGCGCCAGACACTGTTTTCGGATGGCGACATCGGCAAACTCAAGATCGACGCCGCCAAGGCGCGGGCGCATGCGATCAACCCGCATATCGAGGTCTATGCCGTGCGGGACCGTATCCAGCCGCGCAACGTGGATATGGTAGCGGACTATGACGTCGTGCTCGACGGCACCGACAATTTCGAGACTCGCCTGCTCGTCGCCGACGCTGCGCTGCGCCATCGCGTGCCGCTGGTCAGCGCCGCAGTCGGCGAGTTCGAGGGCCAGCTTGGCGTGTTCCGCGGCTGGGAGGCGGACAAGCCGTGCTATCGCTGCTTCACTGGCGTCGATCCCGAGACGCCGGGCGTCAACTGCGCCGAGCAGGGCGTGCTCGGCGCGCTCACCGGCGTGATGGGCAGCCTTGCGGCGCTCGAGGTGATCCGCGCGATCGTGCCGTTCGGTGAGGACAGCGCGGGCAAGCTGCTGCTCGCCGACACGCTCGCGCTGCGCTTCCGCACGCTGACCTTGCCCAAGGATCCCGGATGTCCGGCATGCGGGGCCTGACGATCATCGCGACGACCGCCGATCTCGAGCGCTTCCGCGCCGCGCTGTCGCTCGCCTGCGCGCATGCGGCGCTCGGGGGTTCGGCGCGCCTCTATTGCCACGAGGCGGCCGTCAGCCTGCTCGTGCCCGGCGCGGACCCGGACGATGCGATTCGTACCGCGGCAGGCCTCGCTAGCCGCGCGCAGCTTCTCGACGAGGCGCTGGCAATCGGCGTCGCGCTGATCGCCTGCCAGACCGGCCTCGCCGTTGCGGGCGTTGCC is a window from the Sphingomonas sp. BT-65 genome containing:
- a CDS encoding molybdopterin-synthase adenylyltransferase MoeB, whose product is MSLSDQELERYARHIVLKEIGGAGQMRLKAARVLIIGAGGIGSPAIQYLAAAGVGAIWIIDEDRVDLSNLQRQTLFSDGDIGKLKIDAAKARAHAINPHIEVYAVRDRIQPRNVDMVADYDVVLDGTDNFETRLLVADAALRHRVPLVSAAVGEFEGQLGVFRGWEADKPCYRCFTGVDPETPGVNCAEQGVLGALTGVMGSLAALEVIRAIVPFGEDSAGKLLLADTLALRFRTLTLPKDPGCPACGA
- a CDS encoding peroxiredoxin, which translates into the protein MSGMRGLTIIATTADLERFRAALSLACAHAALGGSARLYCHEAAVSLLVPGADPDDAIRTAAGLASRAQLLDEALAIGVALIACQTGLAVAGVAFDALPTGIEPGGLVSLLAGLGEDRLVTL